The Biomphalaria glabrata chromosome 1, xgBioGlab47.1, whole genome shotgun sequence sequence tctaaaaccgtttgcataaatatgtttcaAAATATGCAAAATAGTCATTTCCCTTACTAATAAAATAGTCTCTCGTGTTAAtactattaaaatattaatagtgaatatttgtaaaagtggtgtagtatttttatgaaaaactgtgtttgtgtttttgacTTGAATTAAAACCGTAAGAAAAGATAAGGGAAggctacttttaaaaaaaatatattaacttatattacattaaaaaatttactATAACGGTAAAGTTTAAAGTCTCATTAAAAAGTAGATATAGAACAAATTGCTggagttttatgaaacatttgagatgttgtttttttcaagagtTAATTATCCTAATGCtcttagatctaaaaaaaaaaaaatctatataggcctaactgTAGATTTAGACATAGATCTCAAGAATAGGTGTaataagactaagaatctattATATGCTTCGGCTTTATCATAAAGGTTTAAGCTATAAAATGGATGTACTAGTAGTTTCCCGCAAATGAATGTATTAtataaaaccactaaatattggtctataacaagcttatcagattcccactataaaATAAGAGATTTAACACCACCACGTAACTcataaaaattcggaacaaccccATTCATGATATTGCATAGATACTTACATAATGTATATTCTCTGTggtagtaaagttcccttttcagaccttgctatctatagggcaccacaaactaatgaagaattacttgaggtcaacaattctcaaagatagattgaaacatttggtaattcttgctattgctGTGGCTCacggtcttcaccaggattcgaacccgggacctcggttcggaagccaagccaaGCGCGTGGAAATGTACATCTTTAGTTCCCATGTGCATATCATGCAGAATCATGGTGTGTATTAGAGATAGGCTAATGTTTTATACTCTTAGAAACTGTGCTTAGACCCTCCTCATAAATCAAATCCtgtaatatataggcctatttgtatgtttagggtttcccagacctgtcgagacggagatcagcaagtctggggcagtcaaacagaatatgaggcacggtttcctcttcttccccttagcgggggcaccgtgaatcaaaatttggccatagccgtgagaaatatgagccaacaggacagtggcctgtcctgcactgtgctataatagcttgctcaggcctggacagcctccaccactgcggtcagggcgcctcatgcgctccgagactccacgggctttttgggacttgtcccagcactcaaaccacttttccatttctgttttttgtattatagccagggcttgatgaaagcttacagcctgatcagtgggtggaatttgccctccctggtgggccaaagagtctgcaattgtagAGATAGAAGTCACccataatataaacaaaacctgcatttttaagtttttctttaagTAATGAAAGTTGATTGCATAATTCTTGccgtggttttttttttttttattggagggaGTTTTTTTCCTCAAAACTATGCTCGTGGAATTGGGTGACTAGTTTTTCTAGTGTTTTATTGTAGGGAGATTTAACCTCAAACTCTTTGTTGGATACAAACCCAAGTGAAAATATATACTGCACTTTTGCTTAAGaagacacatttttaaaaatatcagaaACATTGTGTGCTTTGAGGGAGAGCCAAAAGTATTTGTAAGGACAAAAAAACTGCACTATATTTATTCCATATTTCAGCATCAATCCATAGAAAACAACATTATTTCCAATATTTGTTTAATCAAGATCTGAAGAATAACCATGGAGTTTCATGTGTATGTGTGGGAAAATGTTGAACTactgaaaaaacaaacacttcagCTGGGAAATATGATAATATAGTAGTTGAAGAGCATGTAAGTTTACACTGTCTTGCTTATGCTTAATGGGTGTACAGGTGTCTGGTAGGGTGTGCAGGTGTCTGGTAGCCCTACTCAAGTAGACTTAGACTGTAGCTTGATACTGAGTCAAAAGTTTCTCACCTTTTAACATCAAATGCTCAAAAGgatattgaaagaaaaatgataTCCTGTACCTAGACCATAAGTCAAATATTGCTATTTATTAAATTGCGTCACctctagaggaaaaaaaaaagttttgaaaatttgttttcttctaaTGCAATATCTTGTACTATTTTAATCTAATCAAATTAGTCTTGCCTTGATATTGTACagtatattatttattacatctgttgttctttttaaatataatttaaaaaaacaaaacaatttcatatatgtgtatttattttccttaacaacatattaattttcaaaaacattataaatgcAATTCACCattatctctctttttatcATAGCAAATGAATATTTATTTCAGAAGTTTTTTTGACTTCATTTTCTTAGTCAGGACAAAGTTTTGAGATGCCATCCATGAAGGTAGTTTTTTGTTAATGGTAGCTGACTGACTAAAATCACATCCATTTAGAGATTGAGATTCTTGTTGTGAGTGGCAGCTTTGTGATTCAGCAGTGTAGCTTGACTGTTTAGGCAAGGCTGATGTgtgaactttttgttttttataaggtGGTCCAGTTGATTCCTGCTAAAATTGTAACAAATACTGagcacaaaatatatttatacaaaatccTTAGTACACAATTGTCTAAAAAAGTTACTATGTACTAGAAGCCTATTCTATCTTAGCGCCACATTATAAGTTTACATTAATTAGGGTGTCTGATTCCCACTTAAAAACAAGAACTAGATATGTGTCATTTGTACAGGGACCCCCCATCCCTCCCTTTATTTGTTATGTCTCTCACATTAATGGATTAGTGTAGCTTTCTAATACTGCAGTGTTTGTATTTATATGTCTGGGGGGTCAAACCTTTCAAGTGTGGACTATGACCAACTCCCCCTCTGACATTTATACCTAACGTTTCTTATTGAGGCCATGGGCAAATATATTGGGATTTTTGACAGACACAAGAAGGACAAGAGATAAAGAAGATAGACCTTTTTCCTGACACATTCAAGCTATGCTACTattctatattttcttttttttaaacatttaattcatTCCATGAACTTTcctgtatatttttattaacttgtcaaaaagaaaactttaatagACTGCCGTGAACAATGGCTTAGTCTGCCTGAGATgctggaaaatatgcaggtcgcaactgggtttgcattgTGTTATGAAATTATATACTGTATCAGTTGTAGTTCTTAtattacatgtgcttgtaactcgtccgtaagaatgtgttcacgaaatgttaGAGATGAGTGTTCTAAAGCCATACTAAGCGGACATGGTTTCTgactctattattattattatgttcataacacatagtcatgtgaaacattgcactcatccttaatcttcagaatataagacattgccattatcattattatataaCTTGTAGAAGTAGTTCGACTGTATCAATTTTGTTCTTGTAACTTGACtagatgaaataaaatataatattaagttTATGCATTTCATTCCTCCTGGCAAAAAACATTTATTGCCTGTCAGTTTAGTCAAGTAACCATCACATTGGaaaagggggagaatttgaggatattgttataactctgccatgcgcaccgccatctaagctagtGCAGAAGATGCGCACTGTTATAGACTAGACTGAAAAGGATTTTGACATTAggagagagaacgatttccgcccaagtctagagccaatatgaAGAGACTGTGCTAAAGACACATGTTGTTattatgtatttgtgatgtcctgtaaataaacatccttgcctcgttgagttgcctcccttaagttattacaatatcttACTCTTATGGTGTCTGGCATCTTTTGGAAAACTAAAAATGATGGCACAGGCTACTCAAAATCCTTATTAATCTCTTAGCttaagcaaaaaataaattccacttccTGACACATATATCATTGTTtctataaaatagatctacaacagatacgattttctctctgcggcagctacaggagaagagcagagaacaaaagcagcccctcttcatagcatttattgatttaacCAAGGCCTTtaaccttgttagcagaagcggtctgtttgctgtactggagagaatcggctgcccaaataagttaagaaaattagtgtcagcttttcacgaaaatatgcagggcactgttcagtttgaaagttcttcctccaggccattctccattaagagcggtgtaaaacaaggatgtgtactggcccctacactatttggcatcttcttctcagtcgtactaaccAGTGCTGTTAAATCcttggaagacggaatatatatccatagcagatccgatggaaggctctttaacctggcacgtcttaaagccaaaacgaaaaggcgtcgtatcttgataagggagctgctgtttgccgatgacgcggtatctcactcacaaggaggtctacagaagctagtgaacgccttagcagctgcttgtcaagagtttagccttactataagtctctccaagaccgaaatcctggcacaagacgtcgcagaaatacctataatacaaattgggaaccacaccctttcagtggtgcaggaatttacctacttgggttcaacaattgtcagtaacctagacttagacatcgagctgacaaaaaggataggaaaagctaccacaacattggcaaaactctccaagcgcgtctgggaaaatggtaaattgaccacatcgaccaaaatcctagtctacaacgcctgtgttgtgagcactctcctttatggcagtgaaagctggtcaacatacatgtaccaagagcacagattgaatagtttccacttgcgctgcctgagacgtaTAATGGGCATTTCTTGGAGgaaccatgtctccaatcaggaagttttgagattggccaatataaACAGCATGTATgttctcctgacacaaagaagattacgctggctcggacatgtcacccgcatgccagatggtagaatcccgaaagatatcttatatgctgagcttgtggaaggagtcagacccaagggccgcccaagactaacatatagagatgtctgcaagcgagacatgagagcttcaggcatcagcgaaagtatgtgggaaaacatagccaaagaccggagtgcatggagacagactgtgcgtgctgggacaacccttgctgagaacaaaagaattgaagcggccttaatcaagagggaaaaaaagaaagctgccctgtccgctagccctaaatcagaggcatacacatgtacgaattgtggcaaagtctgccattctagaattggcttgattagccacaccagattctgccccgtctcaagattaaacctaaaccagtgactcatttgggcgcatccattgcctttcgagacaaaggagccatataaaataagctaaattttataaatattaacacTTCAATGtacaaattataataaaattgtcttcattttttgtattgtaactgtaaataagatgtacaatgaaacattttgaaaagcTATGCACCACTGGTGAAAATGTGACTAAATGTATTGATAAATCATGAAAAATAACAGCAACATTGAATTCTATATACAATTCACTTTTCTTATAGCATGCtattgatttattaaaaatttcatttttagaaattaaataGACTTCTAGAAGCAccacaaaaaaattgaaagtgTTGAGTTAGTTTCCTAACAAACCAGCAGCCTAAAACCCTTCCCATTATCTTCACACCTTTGACCATTACTTACATCCTCTGAGTCTTCAGTACTATTAATGGTAACTTTGGATGGTTCAGAAACTTGCTTTTGTGATGGTGTCAATGCTAGTTcaccattttcttttatttcactgCCATGTTTCAAAACCAACAGAGAAATAACAATTTTGATATGATTGTATTCAATATCGGAAGGCAGGTGGTCTTTGATCTTTGTTAAACTAGATATACCTAAAaattaatcaaaataaaattttttaacttAATCTTGCATAGAGGATTATACAGATAGAAAAGCTGGTCAAAAACACCAAACAGAGATTAAAAATAAGGTTTTcagataataattttttttgtcaatgataTGTTTTTATATAGTACAATCAGAAttcagaaaagaaatattttcaaagtTTATCATAGGACAAACTAATATTCACTTCAGATAAGTTTGCAACCCATAAAGAATAACTATAAATACTTGATGTATAACATTTTTATAAggaggaataaaaaaaatagttacacaAATGTTTTCTCCCACTgatttgttgtaaaaaaaaaacacataaagtaGTATGAAGTTTTTTGAAGGAGAAATAATGAGttgaatataaacaaaaaatgcttttgaattgCATGACTCTATATAACTGACCTCCATTAACAGGTGGAGCCCAAATTGTTTTTGATATTAATTTCTCAATCTGAGGAGTCACTCCAAGTTGTTTGATGTTTACACTTAATCCAGCCTTGAGAGCATCACATAAATGAGTTATGATTGTGCCTGTTTTCAAGCCACGCTTTACAGCAACTtcttcctaaaaaaaatacattttataacatacaaatatttcaatgattgtgttactaattaaaattaaaatgctcTGTTTAGACCATGTTAATggaatggttaaaaaaaaaaaagatacaataaAATTAGGTCTGCGATTCACTTACCACTGAATTTTTCTGAAAGGTAAACATAATATAACTTTGTCTTTGAGTCTCTGATAGTTTCATAAGCTCTTCTTTCATATTCATATCATTTTCAAGCTAGATAATGGAAAACACAATAAAGTGCATGCAGCTACTACTATTAGATTTCAATCAAACTATAGGTATTctttggaaaacaaaaataaatattcaattgGAATTAATTAGAATGTCTAGAAAAGAAATCCCTAAAAGTGAATGAAATTaataattgatatttttctaaaaaattgtGCACATGTTTTGAACTTGCTGTGTATGACTTACTGCATAGACTACACAAAGTCTTTGCTAGagaaacaaataaatgcatatGATATTACATTTCCTGCTCATTTTGTACTACTTCAAGCTACAAAACATGGATCCTACTCTATTTTAATAATTGAAGCTATGGATTTCAATTAAGAGAATGCTAAGTACTTAAAATTGTTTATTGTCTTCCAGATTATTCCCATAGGgtgaaaattatttcaaaagatGGAACAATCTCCCAAATAATtctgcatttacatttcatctaaCACCCATGACTATGTACAATGCATTTCATCATACCACTAGATTATGATAGCTTTGTGCTTTTTCTatcatacttttagtttttattgTAGGGCTGCATTGATCTTCCACTTTGACTGTAATAGTGGATGTTGTTGTCCCCTCAGTGTCTGCTATATCATGTAGACTTTTAAGTTACGAGGAAATGATAATATCATTCAAAAGAACTTTGACATCCTGTTCCATGGTTAAAAAGAAGTGATACCAAAGTGATCCTAGACCAAAGCTAACTTCGTGTCAATGATTCCTTTGGGACAGACATTGCTACCATGCTGCAGACATGTTGAACAAAACAATGTCCAAGTTGCTGGACAGTAATGCAGCACTTGTTGTGGTGTAACATTAGATGTAAGGCAGCCAAACTGCTTTGGCTTTGCTATTATGCTTGTAAGagattgaaataaaaagacTGTCCAGACGGTTCACTTTTAAGTTGATAAAATGGAAAATagatattttgataaaaaaacaaacaaaaactttagAAGTGGATTAACATGTTCTAAATTACCTGAAATTATCTGTGTTGGTAAAACCTAGAATGACTCAAAAAAGCGCACCATTGCTGTTTCAATAAATCTGTATAATTCACTTAATTTTGTATGCTTGTTAAAAGtggtatacaaataaataattatcattattattactgATTCTGGCTTACATTGGCATCTATTACAGGAAAGTCATCAAGTTTCATGGAATTCTCAGAGCAGAAAGAATTAATCAGTTCCAGAAACTGGCTTCCAAATCTGTCAGCTTTTATCTCAGAGAAGTCCTCCAATTTCAGCAAAGAGATTTTGGTACTTGGCCTATTAGAACAGTTGtcatcttttaaaatgtttgactttttgtttgcttaaaaagcATTCCTTAAAGCTATATTCAGTGCAAGTAGAcgtattattatacatttttttgccattgtaaaaagtaaaaaaaaattacttgaatAAAATTAGAAGaaatagtattaaaaaaaaaagaaatatgtaaTCTGGAGTTTTCATTTAATTAGCTATTTCATTAGATATGTTTTTCTTCTGCTATATAATTACCTGAATTTAGCCATGTCTAACAGTACTCTATTACTTGCAATGTTGTGAGGTGTGTAGCCAGATTCTTGAgacatttcatttcttttctttactaaCATTGTATATAAATCTTTTTCAAGCTTAGATGTCTTTTCATCAACTGGAGGTACAACTGGTGTAATAGCTGATTTGACCATATTTTTATGAGATGATAGATATGAAAAACTGTTCAGCTGAGGTAAAGAAGGTCTGAAAGTAATtgtcataaatataaaaaaaaaaataagagattGTTATTTTACTTTTGACATAATGAAGTCTTTTTTTGTAATAcagttaaaatatatatataaaaaaaagaaagaattggaataaaaaaatcagtgacctttaaaatttattaactAAAATATACAATTCTAGGCCCAGATGACTGACTGATGAACACTAAATtgtaaaatagactagattgtTCAGACATTtgcctataaatatataaaattgtatcctatttcataaaaaatttaaactataATCTACATTTTTAGAATAAATCctatttcataaaaaatatcaaCATATATTGTGAGGTTATCACCATAGACTACAATGGCTGCCATTAGTAAGTTCCCataagaccttgtggtctgatgatcctgatgatgtaaaggtcaactgtttctgtggcctacggttaactaggatgcctttacttttccacaactaatgtcacatatctattagaactgggtggactcagatgcgccttaagatcccgaaattaaaaatcccaggcttcaccaggattcaaagcTGGGAAccctgttcagaagccaagtgctttacttctcagtcaccgcgcctcctagCTGCCATTACACTAATGTAATATGCCTCGAGAATGTTTGTGTCACTTTCATATTTACATTATGGAAACACAGGCTCCCTGTTGGAGTAATGGAGGCAATAGTGACCTATGTCAGCAAGAACTGGGACAATTCATGTGTGGATAGATGATGGTATGGGAAATAACTATAGTCCCAGTAATCATTATAGTGATAATATGTTGAGGGCTGACAATAATGGATCCACATGTGAGGTGATGGTAGATCAACATGTGGTGATGGTAGCagctgaactttttttgaagtgGGCAACTATTGCATGCTTTGAAGGAAGACAGTGGCAATGAAAAATTTCCAATTTAGTGGTGAGAACTTAATCTATGGCTATTTTGATACAGTCTTCAGTACTTGCCACAAACATTGAAAACACAGAAATACAAATCAtgtaaatgaataaatgaattagATGTAGTGACTAATATTCCAATTCATATAGATGGAATAAACTATGCAAGGCAGCTGAAACGTCAGAACAAATCAGGAAGTTCACAGGGCCATCATTGACAAGTACATTGCAGCGCATCCAGATGTCAAATATAATGTAATGCACCAGGATGTTCACTGTCACATAAAATAACCCATCACATGAAAAGTGACATAACTGAAAGAGGTAACAGTTGTCCAAAAAAGTAAATTCTGGTTTTGGTTATAATCCACACATAGCTGCACTGAAACATAAATAATTCAACCAAAACAATAGAATGAGCCAAGACTGAATGCTGATCAGATTAACGGTAATCATAAAGTTATTTCTTATGCTGAATCAAAAAAAGGGTGAAATATTTTCCTGGTATTGTTAAAACATTCCTCACCAACCTATTGCTTGCTAGGGTACAAAGAGACTCCATATTGTCTTTGCTGTGGCTAATATAAATTAACTGAAATACAACTAGAAAATATGGCAGACTGTAGAAAAGAGAACCTTGGGTTTGTCGAtgattttggttttctatagtatgtttggtgtaatgcaaaaattgtaagacaaatttccttatggatgtcaaagattattattataacttacTTCATTTGAACTTTGACTTGGCTCACTGTATCCTTCTGGCTTAGGAGATCTCCAGACGGGATCAAGAGAAGTTGACTTTTTTCTGATGTGGCAAATTTTATCCAGTCTCGTGCTTTGAAAGTCATCTCAACTATTGAACCAAAGCCTCCGTGGacaactttttcttttaagtacCCATCACATATTAAGGCTTTACCTGTTACACACAAGAAGCAAAGATTAAACAAGctattttagaaaatattttaatgatctaaaatatgtttaagtaataatttttaaaaataatacctAAAGCTCCCCAAAATTTTTGATTTctatatctgaaaaaaaaagattttattaaattttttttaacttcagtagtttttaactttaaattgagtttaaagtaataaaaacaatgaaaaattaaaaagaaattattaaatgatAAAGATACCTGATTAGATACCTACTTTAAGTTTACTACTTACTTTCCACATCCAAATATTTCACTTTTACAAAAGGCTTCAATTTTTTTAGAACCAGAACCTAGAAGCACTAAAGTTGGAACAGTGAGGCCAAAGCGATTGCCAGTTACCTGTGGAAAAGATTTGAACATTAGACCATAAAAGTTGAAGGTTATTTTGTTCTCattatagaaaaacaaatcaataataGTTGCCTCTATAGCTGTAAACAAATGTTTAGCTTCTTTTCCAAAGTCAACTGCCTGACTATTGTTTATTTGTGATGCAGGCAAGCCATTCTTTAGTTGCGTTAAtctgaaaaagaaaagtataaTTATTTCACCACAATGCATATAAACACAGTTCATGGGTGTGGTCACATAAGATTTCTAGACCCTTtgacaaatgaaaacaaatttaagggCACACAAAGTAGAGGTTAAGATGTGTTGTTATAATTGTAAGACTATAATACATTCAAGATATGCCAAAGCACATATTCAGAGAGTTCAAATAATCCAAATTACCCTCATTGTAAATGAATTGCACACTAATCAATAGAAAATTAACAAGATATTAAATCTTGCAGATGCTGCCACATTGAGCATGCTTCACTAAAATGTGATGCAGGCTTATAAATGAAGATATAGAAACACAACAAATCAATAACGACTTGGACTTAACTAGAACAATGTATAATTCAATCAAGTGCAATagattttttactattataatttattcaaTAGAAAGAACTGAGTGTTTTCAGACTTGAAAGACTGAACCACTCAtaaattttgttacatttttgtcCCAGAAAATCTACAATAAACCTGTTAACTGTTCACAAATCTAACACATTcttgacacaattatttttactttttctaaaacaatagaattaattttattttcataaatctTGCCAGGATAGACATAACTGCCTTCACCTATGGTGCAATGTGTGACAAACCCTGTCagtataaaattttaattgagATGAAGTTGAAAATTATGAAtaaaatatgtgtttgtgtTATTGTAATGTGTCTTTGAGATTATAAATGTTGAAGtgttagaaaaaatatttaaaaaaaagagaaagaacatGTTGGAGTTTTATTATTAAGAATAGAAATTCTGTTAAGGATTACAATATATATGAAATAGCATTACACAAAGGCTATGCCCATTGATTTGTTCCTAGGACATCTAttgtttttagttgttttttgggGGCTggaatctcctttttttttgcactttcaACCAATAAAATGGCCTGCATTTTAAGGATTTCTTCTAAGCTTATTACATTGAATCAAATGGCCTCCTCTTTctacctctctttctttccttattTATTTCTCCCTCTCCTCTTTCACTCCCCTTTTTCTCtctagacccccccccctcttttttttgcACCCTGCACATCATAATGCTCTCCCATTTGGACTTTAAACTTGAATGGGAATGGTCCGCTATTtctcttttatctttctcttcatatttctttccttttccatctctctcactctccttctttttctctttagaacccccctcccccgcctACCCATCATGCTTGCCCTCAtagtctccttctctctctctatttttttctctctctggcccccactccttttttttttgcaccctGTTTATCATAATGGGATCCCACAAAGACGCTTGACTTGAATTGGAATGGTCCACTTTATAACGCCccccacacatacacatagttttggccccccccccccccccccacagcaaCAAAGTTAGACTTTAATAAATttcttcatttttctttgacttctcaattcaatatcaaaatatttaaaaggctctatttttcttttcatccCCACCCCCcacataatgtaaaaaaaaaaacacaaaaaaatcctCTCCAAAAACACACATACTGGTAccgtatatataaaaaaaaccattgaaagaaaacaaaactaccTTAATCTACAACAATCACAGCAATTTGTTGTCCCACCTATTTCATTGAGATCTTTAGTCTCGAAATATGATAAGAGAAATctataagaaagaaaaatatgcaGAAAGTAAGAAtaagtgacaaaaaaaattatttaaattcacaaagcaaaaaaatggaataaaaccaagtttttcttttcccaacaacagttaaacaaaaaaaaaagaatttagagACAaggttaaaattaattttgaaatttgaAAATATGATACACATTTTATTGCAAGAGACAATTTAATAATGTTTTGTAGAATCTTTGACATTTAATGAAGTGGATAAATTGGATAGAATACAAAAGCCATTCTGCGAACCTGCGCCGACAAGTTGTAATGGACAAGTAGGATTCCATTCTCcttaacatttttagtttatgCTCTCTGAAGGTTTTATTTTCAATCTCACTGACGAAATGCCTGAAATGGCAATAAGTATTTAAATCTCAAACAttggatttctttttttttttatcaggtaTACTGTACTTGTAACTGATTCTTacctaaaaatattaaaatccgTTGGGCCAAAAAATGCAACACAAAAACTGGGTAGACCATCTCTCCCTGCTCGTCCAATTTCTTGATAATAGGATTCAATGTCTTTAGATGCTGTTGAAACACCATTTAAAATATTCTGAAGCTATTACAAAATATTACACACTAAATTTTAAACAGTTGTTTCTACGCTtgtatatgaaaataaaaaaagtaaacttatgATCTAAGAGGTACAGTGCTGGACATTTGAGTCTTGTTGGAGACCAAGATTTTTACTTAAGATTTATGTATCCAGCTTAAAGAAAGGGGTGAATCTGTTGTGGAGAGTAATAAATTATTAAGTGGAATGCTGTAACAAGTGAACTCTGTCTGACCTTTAGATTTTAAAGTTATAGagaaaacctttaatttttacttttattatacAATGTTTATTGTGAATTATGTTAATGTGAACATCTGAATTTACATTAAGTTATTATTACTGCACAATTTTCGtgttataaacattttgttGCTATAACAGTTGAAATTTAAGGCTCATAATGTTAAACAGACTGATAAGAAAATGAAATAGCTAACTGAAGAGGGAATAGTTACAAGTTAccataaatatttcaagaaaa is a genomic window containing:
- the LOC106064417 gene encoding bifunctional 3'-5' exonuclease/ATP-dependent helicase WRN-like isoform X1; amino-acid sequence: MQQKDLLQELRALKILIENTIQEVESLSEASFEENIQRSLEECKNSLTEINVAVQERHIKCENDDSLDSSKLSLNMSSKNNICDFDDLEDLGVEDFLNTANKKQEEISLENYSTSKMKAEKSEELTIDNDEDNWDVDDYEKSVLESNSSLMKTLNDDEFCDDDFDDKELEEINEAEKVALEDKELDTLQIEKDSDEMNYQPTDPCYLDVLKQYFGFSKFRPLQWKIINSILNEKRDNCVIMATGYGKSLTFQYPSVFTKRTSLIISPLISLMEDQVHGLKASNIEACFLGSAQENTTQIKKELFSGHYRLVYVTPEYAISAIEDFKRLDANVGIDLIAVDEAHCVSQWGHDFRSSYRKLGILKEEFPKIPILALTATATMEVRTDICRNLALKNPHLECTSFDRPNLFLCVEPKTKDISSDLKKYMKRVGYRYSYDGPTIIYCPTKKTTEEIVGVLKGLGVSSLPYHASLPMRDRRMAHKKFLNDEIQVVVATVAFGMGIDKPDVRNVIHYGSSKDIESYYQEIGRAGRDGLPSFCVAFFGPTDFNIFRHFVSEIENKTFREHKLKMLRRMESYLSITTCRRRFLLSYFETKDLNEIGGTTNCCDCCRLRLTQLKNGLPASQINNSQAVDFGKEAKHLFTAIEVTGNRFGLTVPTLVLLGSGSKKIEAFCKSEIFGCGKYRNQKFWGALGKALICDGYLKEKVVHGGFGSIVEMTFKARDWIKFATSEKSQLLLIPSGDLLSQKDTVSQVKVQMKPSLPQLNSFSYLSSHKNMVKSAITPVVPPVDEKTSKLEKDLYTMLVKKRNEMSQESGYTPHNIASNRVLLDMAKFRPSTKISLLKLEDFSEIKADRFGSQFLELINSFCSENSMKLDDFPVIDANLENDMNMKEELMKLSETQRQSYIMFTFQKNSVEEVAVKRGLKTGTIITHLCDALKAGLSVNIKQLGVTPQIEKLISKTIWAPPVNGGISSLTKIKDHLPSDIEYNHIKIVISLLVLKHGSEIKENGELALTPSQKQVSEPSKVTINSTEDSEDQESTGPPYKKQKVHTSALPKQSSYTAESQSCHSQQESQSLNGCDFSQSATINKKLPSWMASQNFVLTKKMKSKKLLK